GACTGCTCTGGCGCTGATGATCCCCCTCGTCTTCACGTTCCTGCGGGTCACCATTCCCCCGTTCTTCACGGCCACGCTCATGTCGCACGTGCCCAGCATGCTGGCCATGCTCATGGGCCCCTTCGCGGCCGTCGGCGTGGGGCTCGGATCAGCCCTGGGCTTCACGATCTTCACCGGCCCGGTCATCGGCGCCCGGGCGCTCTCGCACGCCGTGTTCGGCTGGGTGGGCAACTGGGCCTGGCAGCGGGGGATGCCGCTCTGGCTCGTGATGGTGATCACGCTGCCGTTCCACGCCCTGTTTGAGATGGGCGTCGTGTGGATGTTCAGCGCCAACGTCCAGAATGCCCTGATCACGCTGGTAGGCACCGCCGCCCACCACACCGTGGACGCCGCCGTCGCCCTTGCGATTGTCGCAGCGCTGCAGCGCACCGGCGTGCGTTGGTTCGAGCGGACGGCTCATTAGGCAACGCGAATCGCCCTCCCCTCCACGCCTGTGTGGAAGGGAGGGCTTTTGTCTGGACTCGATGCCGGTGCGCTGCCCGATCAGTAGAGGCCGGCCCGGACGATCTCGTCGTACGGGACCTTCTGGTTGATGACGCCCTTGGCCACCAGCCAGTCGACCACCTCTTCCACCTCGGCCCGGCCCGGAAGCTGGGCGTCGGGGAAGGGCGTCACCTGCCAGGAGTCCTTGATCTCGGGCGGCAGGCTGGCCTTCTCGGCGAGGAGCTCCCGGAAGGTGTCGGGATCCTTCCGGATGTCCGCCACGGCAGCGTTGTAGGCGGCGAAGAAGCGGCGGATGGCCTCCTCCTTCGCCTCCAGCGCCTGGGCCGTGAAGATGACCACCGACTGGGAGTAGTTGCGCTCCGCCTTGTCGTCGCTGCGCACCACGGTCGCACCCTTGGCGATGGCCAGCGACGCCAGAGGATCCGGCAGGGTCGCGGCCTTGACGGTGCCGCTCATCAGGTTCTCGAACCTGAGGGGGATCTGGGGGATCGAGATCGTGGCGATCTCATCCTGCGCCAGCCCGCTCTCCAGCAGCAGCTTCTCGGTGACGTAGTGGATCATCGAGTTGGTGGAGATGGCCACCTCCACGCCCTTCAGCTGCTCGGGCGAGGTGATGCCCGACCCCGGGGCCGCCAGGATGAATATGGGCCCCTCCTCCCGGGTCGCACCCAGGTTGACGGACGTGATGTGCACCCGTGCCCCGTTGCTGTACATGGTGACCGACGCGATGATGTCGGCCAGCGCCCCGTCGATCTGGCCCCCCTGCAGCGCGGCGTCCCGCTCGGCCGCGGAGCGGAAGTTGACCAGCTCGACGTCGACCCCGTGCTGCCGGTAATACCCCTGGGCCTCGGCGACCCAGAAGGGCAGCCCGTCGACCGTCGGAATCTGGCCGATCCGGAGCGTGACCTGTCCGGCCGGCGGCTCGCCCGTCCCGGCCGGCCCGCTGTCCGCACCACCCGGGGCCGGAGAAGCGCTCCCCCCACCGGGAGGCGTCGCCATGCCGCCGCTGCAGGCGGTCAGCAGGGCGATCAGTACAGAAAGGCTGGCGAGTATCAGTCCTCTACGCTTCATGACGCGTGTCCCCCCACTACTTCAGGATCACGGCCGCCACCGCGCACAGCGAGAAGGCGACGCTGAGGTAACCGTTCACGTTGAAGAAGGCTGCATCGACCCGGCTCATGTCCGAAGGCGAGATGATGCTGTGCTCGTAGTGCAGCAGCGCCGCGACGAGAGCCCAGGCCCCCAGGTACAGCCACGTCGCCGCTCCCCACTCGCCTGGCGGCCAGACCGGCGGGGGAGCCGTCCCGGGCACCCAGAAGGCGGGC
Above is a genomic segment from Symbiobacterium terraclitae containing:
- a CDS encoding MetQ/NlpA family ABC transporter substrate-binding protein; translation: MKRRGLILASLSVLIALLTACSGGMATPPGGGSASPAPGGADSGPAGTGEPPAGQVTLRIGQIPTVDGLPFWVAEAQGYYRQHGVDVELVNFRSAAERDAALQGGQIDGALADIIASVTMYSNGARVHITSVNLGATREEGPIFILAAPGSGITSPEQLKGVEVAISTNSMIHYVTEKLLLESGLAQDEIATISIPQIPLRFENLMSGTVKAATLPDPLASLAIAKGATVVRSDDKAERNYSQSVVIFTAQALEAKEEAIRRFFAAYNAAVADIRKDPDTFRELLAEKASLPPEIKDSWQVTPFPDAQLPGRAEVEEVVDWLVAKGVINQKVPYDEIVRAGLY